In the Acidimicrobiales bacterium genome, one interval contains:
- the npdG gene encoding NADPH-dependent F420 reductase yields MEIGLLGATGPAGQALAARLAGVGHDVVVGSRSKYRAMEVRDAILDKWPDRSLSIRSADNSGAADAEVVVIATPWDAAAATARSVADHLHRKVVICMSNAIAQVAGEFQPLVPPRGSVSASVQAEVPDAYVAAALHHVAATELGNLDTALASDVLVCSDHQRATETASEIIAKIPGARPLDAGGLSNAMAIEAFTAVLLQLNSRYRTRVAVRLTGIDD; encoded by the coding sequence ATGGAGATCGGACTGCTCGGAGCAACAGGCCCCGCCGGACAGGCCCTCGCTGCACGGCTGGCCGGAGTGGGACACGACGTGGTGGTCGGGTCACGCTCGAAGTACCGAGCCATGGAGGTACGGGACGCGATCCTCGACAAGTGGCCCGACCGGTCGCTCTCGATCCGATCAGCCGACAACTCGGGTGCCGCGGACGCCGAGGTAGTGGTGATCGCCACCCCATGGGACGCCGCTGCTGCCACCGCCCGGTCGGTGGCCGATCACCTTCACCGCAAGGTGGTGATCTGCATGTCCAACGCCATTGCCCAGGTGGCCGGAGAGTTTCAGCCGCTAGTGCCGCCGCGCGGGTCGGTATCGGCCAGCGTCCAGGCCGAGGTGCCCGATGCCTACGTGGCGGCCGCCTTGCACCATGTGGCAGCAACCGAGCTAGGCAACCTGGACACCGCATTAGCCAGCGACGTACTGGTCTGTTCTGACCACCAGCGGGCTACCGAAACGGCCTCAGAGATCATTGCCAAGATCCCGGGAGCCCGACCGTTGGACGCCGGCGGCCTATCCAACGCCATGGCCATAGAGGCCTTCACCGCCGTACTGTTGCAGCTCAACAGCCGGTACCGGACCCGGGTGGCCGTTCGGCTGACCGGCATCGACGACTGA
- the thrS gene encoding threonine--tRNA ligase, which translates to MPDLTITLPDGSQRTLPEGATGADLAADIGPGLAKAAVIVSVDGEGRDLGRPLADGDAVSVVTADSDEGLHTLRHSTAHVLAQAVLDLWPGATHAIGPPIEDGFYYDFELPDGASFTADDLAAIDARMREIIDADQPFERFEAGATEALELFADHRYKREIIEKVTAGGADPEMAGEASNDGSVSWYRNGEGFVDLCTGPHVASTGRLGHFALQKVAGAYWRGDEKQPMLQRIYGTAWADKKALKGYLHRLAEAEKRDHRRLAAELDLVSWPDSLGPGLAVWHPKGALVRKIIEDYSRARHETGGYDFVFSPHIAKSVLWETSGHLDFYADGMYPPMELDGASYYPKPMNCPFHVAVYQSSQRSYRDLPRRFFELGAVYRYELSGAIHGLLRSRGFTQDDSHIFCTPDQIPDELASLLEFTLSVLRAFGFEDFQAKLSTRPDEKSVGDDALWDMATDGLRQALESAGLDYVVEEGGGAFYGPKIDVDVTDAIGRPWQLSTIQLDFNLPERFDLEYVGDDGGRHRPVMIHRALMGSIERFFGVLLEHYAGAFPLWLAPEQVRVLPVADEHQAYAESVRDRLVAAGRRATVDPADEPLGKRVRAGKVGKIPHVLVVGDDDAAHGTVGDNARGAAAPERDLSLDVFLVRLADAVESGALVASGPAGETKP; encoded by the coding sequence GTGCCCGATCTCACCATCACCCTTCCCGACGGTTCGCAGCGCACTCTGCCCGAAGGTGCCACGGGCGCCGATCTGGCGGCAGACATCGGCCCCGGCCTGGCCAAAGCGGCGGTCATCGTCAGCGTCGACGGCGAGGGCCGTGACCTCGGTCGACCGTTGGCTGATGGTGACGCCGTCTCGGTGGTGACCGCCGACAGTGATGAGGGCCTCCACACGCTGCGTCATTCCACCGCCCACGTGCTGGCCCAGGCCGTCTTGGATCTCTGGCCGGGCGCCACCCACGCGATCGGCCCGCCCATAGAGGATGGCTTCTACTACGACTTCGAACTTCCGGACGGTGCTTCCTTCACCGCGGACGACCTGGCGGCAATTGATGCCCGGATGCGGGAGATCATCGACGCCGACCAACCCTTCGAGCGATTCGAAGCGGGAGCCACCGAGGCACTCGAGCTCTTTGCCGATCACCGCTACAAGCGGGAGATCATCGAGAAGGTCACGGCCGGTGGAGCGGACCCAGAGATGGCCGGCGAAGCATCGAACGACGGATCGGTCTCCTGGTATCGCAACGGAGAGGGTTTCGTTGACCTCTGCACCGGGCCCCACGTGGCGTCCACCGGGCGACTGGGCCACTTCGCGTTGCAGAAGGTGGCCGGCGCCTACTGGCGGGGTGACGAGAAGCAGCCCATGTTGCAGCGCATCTACGGCACTGCTTGGGCTGACAAGAAGGCACTCAAGGGGTACCTGCATCGTCTCGCCGAAGCGGAGAAACGCGACCACCGCCGGCTGGCCGCCGAACTGGACCTGGTGTCCTGGCCGGATTCGCTCGGACCCGGACTGGCTGTGTGGCACCCCAAAGGTGCTCTGGTGCGAAAGATCATCGAGGACTACAGCCGGGCCCGTCACGAGACGGGCGGCTACGACTTCGTCTTCAGTCCCCACATCGCCAAGTCAGTGCTGTGGGAGACCAGTGGGCACCTCGACTTCTACGCCGACGGCATGTACCCGCCCATGGAGCTGGACGGGGCGAGCTACTACCCGAAGCCCATGAACTGTCCATTCCACGTGGCCGTCTACCAGAGCTCCCAACGCAGCTACCGGGACCTTCCCCGCCGGTTTTTCGAGTTGGGAGCCGTGTACCGCTACGAACTTTCGGGGGCCATCCACGGCCTGCTTCGGAGCCGCGGATTCACTCAGGACGACAGCCACATCTTCTGCACGCCCGACCAGATTCCCGACGAGCTGGCCTCGCTGTTGGAGTTCACCCTGAGCGTGCTGCGGGCCTTCGGCTTCGAGGACTTCCAGGCCAAGTTGTCGACCCGCCCCGATGAGAAGTCGGTGGGTGACGACGCCCTGTGGGACATGGCCACCGACGGGCTCCGGCAGGCGTTGGAGTCGGCAGGCCTCGACTACGTGGTCGAAGAGGGTGGCGGTGCGTTCTACGGGCCAAAGATCGACGTGGACGTCACCGACGCCATCGGGCGACCCTGGCAATTATCGACCATCCAGCTGGACTTCAACCTCCCGGAACGTTTCGACCTGGAATACGTGGGCGACGATGGCGGTCGGCACCGTCCGGTGATGATCCACCGTGCGCTGATGGGGTCGATCGAACGGTTCTTCGGCGTGCTGCTGGAGCACTACGCGGGCGCGTTCCCGCTGTGGCTGGCTCCCGAGCAGGTGCGGGTGCTGCCGGTGGCCGATGAGCATCAGGCCTACGCCGAGTCGGTACGCGACCGTCTGGTGGCTGCTGGACGACGGGCCACCGTGGACCCGGCAGATGAGCCGCTGGGCAAGCGAGTACGGGCCGGCAAGGTCGGGAAGATCCCCCACGTGCTCGTGGTGGGTGACGACGACGCGGCCCACGGCACGGTGGGCGACAACGCCCGGGGTGCCGCTGCTCCCGAGCGTGACCTTTCGCTGGACGTGTTCCTGGTCCGGCTGGCCGATGCAGTGGAGTCCGGTGCGCTGGTGGCTTCGGGGCCAGCGGGGGAGACCAAGCCCTGA
- a CDS encoding HIT domain-containing protein has translation MSGLNEESDAPLDDGEGRTLFEVLADGDHPDDETLVLQRGPTCFAVMNAYPYTSGHLMVLPRRAVGELAELTDDEHAELWATVRDAVAAVNSALDPGGVNVGVNLGRAAGAGIPGHLHVHVVPRWSGDTNFTTTVANVRVLPEALGESWRRLREAWPA, from the coding sequence GTGTCGGGACTGAACGAGGAGTCCGACGCGCCCCTTGATGACGGCGAGGGCCGCACACTGTTCGAGGTGCTGGCCGATGGCGACCATCCCGACGACGAGACCCTGGTGCTGCAACGGGGGCCGACGTGCTTCGCGGTGATGAACGCCTATCCGTACACCAGCGGACACCTGATGGTGCTGCCCCGGCGGGCCGTGGGCGAGTTGGCTGAACTAACCGACGACGAGCACGCCGAACTGTGGGCGACGGTCCGGGATGCGGTGGCGGCCGTGAACTCGGCCCTAGATCCCGGTGGGGTCAACGTGGGCGTGAACCTCGGCCGGGCGGCTGGTGCCGGGATCCCGGGACACCTGCACGTTCACGTGGTGCCTCGCTGGTCTGGCGACACCAACTTCACCACCACGGTGGCCAACGTCCGGGTACTACCCGAGGCGCTGGGCGAGTCTTGGCGACGCCTCCGGGAGGCCTGGCCGGCGTGA